Sequence from the Christiangramia fulva genome:
ATCATCACTATAGGAATTTCACCCCGTTTTTCGTGCATTACTTTTTCAGTTGTAACCTTCGATTTAGGATAATCCCATTTAGGTTCCAGAGGCGAATCTTCTGTTATTCTCACCCCGGGAGATGAAGGTTTATACACCAACATACTACTCGAGAAGATAAATTGCTCAACCTCAAAATCCTGCAGGTATTTAAGCAAACGCTCAGTACCTTTTACAGTCACTTTGTCGTACAGATCAGAGGGTCTCCCCAGAAAATCATAATAAGCCGCAAGGTGTACGACTGAGGCGATTTTGTTACCGTAGGCATAACGGATCCTTTCAAAAGCAAAGGCCATTCGGCTATCACTTGTGAGATCCACACAAACACATTCGGCTTCTACCGGTGGAAAAGGATAACCATCCTGATCAAATCCCACGACGTCGTATTTTTTAGCAAGCTTGTGAATTAAAGCTGAGCCAATCATTCCACTGCTTCCTGTTACAATCACAACCTCTCTCCCAAGATTCCCTTTCGACCTAAGACTATTTTTTAAAGGAGTTATACTTTCCATTGTTCGAAATTTTAATGATTATTCAACTTTCTTTTTTTATGCTCCTTGAATTTAATAGAAGAATTATGAGATTGTTGCCTTTCACCAGCATGTCCGGAGCAGCAGATCGGGTCCGGGCGACTTCATCCAACCGGAGAAATCGCTGGTAAACCCTATAATGGTCAAACCTGTACTTAATATCTTATAACTCTTCCACATTGTGAGCTGTTGTTGCGAATAATTGATAAAAAGCAGCCTACTCATGTCGCTATTGAAGTAGCTCCCGAATTATTTGGCCTTTACTGTCACATTGTAAAATCCAGCCACACAAGCCCCTATAAGCCAGGCAATAATGAAAGTTTGAGCCAGACCTAAACCGGCTTCCCAAAGGGGTATATCCATTCGGATTATAGTGGAGGTGTCCAGGCCATGTAAGAGGCTGTTAAAGAATAGTACTGTTCCTTCGCGGCCCATAGTGGCCATCACTAATATACACCCCAGATAAAGGAGCGCTCCTGTGAGGCCAAGGGCCAAACCGAATTTTTTTACATTTAATTGATACATAATATTGGAATTTAATTTATTCATTCGATTCTAATACTTTCTTTTGTTCTTCAAACTCTTCCTTTGAAATTTCACCCCGTGCAAATCGCCTTTTTAGAATATCCAGCGGTTCGTCTCTTCTGGTTCTTTTTCCCCACTGTGTAGGTATCAGGAAAACCCAAATAAGAAAGGCTATCCAGATAAACCACCAAATGAGGTGCATTCCTCCCCAAAATCCATCATAATCGTGCATAGCTTTATTTTTTTTGAGGTTCCTTTTTTACCTGATCTTTGCTGTTATTCTTTTCCCTTAAGTTCTCATCAGATAAGCCGTGAGTGTGATCTCCATGCCGCATAGGCATCATTAAATGAATGGCGAACATTACGATGATAAATGTAAACAGCCAGACATCGCCACCTAATCCTATTGATGGCGCCAGAAAGATGAGCAAAAGAGGTAAAACACATCCGATGATCATCCACAACCGGTGATTTTTCATTTTAGTTTATTTTTAATTATTAAACAATTTATTTAGATAGTATATCAACAAGTTAACTAAAATGTTATTTTTTTAAATATGATAATGCTCACTAATGTTAAAAATTAAATATTTTTTTACATCTGTATGGTTTGGGTATTCTCATCTATTTACCTTAGTTTTATAAATATTCAATTACTTTAATTGATTTATCGAAAAATGTAAAAGACTGATTCTTAAATTGAATCTTTAAATCACATTCAACTTCATCCAAAGGCTGTTGTTCATCGATGAAATATATCTCCCTTCTCAGGATACCTTCAGAGATATCACGTTCCTGAACATAATTTAGGACCTGTTTTTTTTCTAACTAAAACCAGTTCTTATCTCCTTCCACCCTGAAGCTTAAGTCAGCCTGTTAGGCCAATTGACTAGACCTTCATTTTTGATGGTCTTTCCTGCTA
This genomic interval carries:
- a CDS encoding NAD-dependent epimerase/dehydratase family protein, which gives rise to MESITPLKNSLRSKGNLGREVVIVTGSSGMIGSALIHKLAKKYDVVGFDQDGYPFPPVEAECVCVDLTSDSRMAFAFERIRYAYGNKIASVVHLAAYYDFLGRPSDLYDKVTVKGTERLLKYLQDFEVEQFIFSSSMLVYKPSSPGVRITEDSPLEPKWDYPKSKVTTEKVMHEKRGEIPIVMMRIAGVYSEEGSSIPITNQVQRIYEKQITAKLYPANTAHGSTYVHRDDVIDAMTLAVEKRKDLPAEVILNIGDDETLTYQELQDIISTEIHGKKMPIIGIPKWFAKAGAFMQNLFGKAFIKPWMIDLANDHFEMDSSRAQKLLGWKPEHSLRDTLPKMVKNLNDDPKKFYRENHLNK
- a CDS encoding DUF5676 family membrane protein — translated: MYQLNVKKFGLALGLTGALLYLGCILVMATMGREGTVLFFNSLLHGLDTSTIIRMDIPLWEAGLGLAQTFIIAWLIGACVAGFYNVTVKAK
- a CDS encoding SHOCT domain-containing protein, which encodes MHDYDGFWGGMHLIWWFIWIAFLIWVFLIPTQWGKRTRRDEPLDILKRRFARGEISKEEFEEQKKVLESNE